Sequence from the Thermodesulfobacteriota bacterium genome:
GACCCCCCAGTTATCGGTCTCGACCTCGTCGATCACCACGACGGTCGTCTGCGGATTCTTCTTCAGCACGTCGACCAGAAGCTGCGTGGCCCCCTTGATGAGCGCCGCTTT
This genomic interval carries:
- a CDS encoding 4-oxalocrotonate tautomerase family protein, which encodes MPYVNIRITKEGATAEQKAALIKGATQLLVDVLKKNPQTTVVVIDEVETDNWGVGGESVTVRRKRGM